In a single window of the Terriglobus roseus genome:
- a CDS encoding lipopolysaccharide biosynthesis protein, whose translation MKLKRLFQILLATFLSQGVTVISQLLVPPFFLRYYGGVSVYGEWLALSASVNYLGMLNYGIQTYANNEMTILHSAGDTSGAKAVQANALRLLLGIIACFGTVGALVFLIPVTSWLKLHHVTPAGAQLALYLLILQIAVNMLFSLLTNGYMMVGLPHVGNHMASGQRLLSTFATAFAIYQHASFAVLAGVQLGSLLIFSLVVLIHVRVVVPVLMPNLRYGNWKGVTAILRPSGHFGLISIGGFLTWSMPVLLIQRTLGAEVTGIFGLVRTVFQMSRQILMIASGTISQDITEMWGRKEWVQLRRLYDLSERVVLFLIPVVTVGTLLLSPLLFTVWLHKRSMYQPELCFLMAVISGVLGIKEHKTQFQSSSNEHDKLSWIIVIGYSVMLLAALAPIHYFGLVGYLVTWLIWEIIQTGLVLRLNERLFPEEYRVETRPLIKLAIFTLVAFAAAAYPAVLEQRLSLPAGIGLAAAVMLVLGAAAYKVFGLDDVANLLRSRMKPRAVAA comes from the coding sequence ATGAAACTCAAGAGACTCTTTCAAATTCTGCTCGCCACGTTCCTCAGCCAGGGCGTTACTGTAATTTCGCAGTTGCTGGTGCCACCGTTCTTTTTGCGCTATTACGGCGGCGTCTCCGTCTATGGCGAATGGCTTGCCCTGAGCGCCTCTGTGAACTACCTGGGGATGCTGAATTACGGCATCCAGACCTACGCGAATAATGAGATGACGATCCTGCACAGCGCCGGAGATACCAGCGGTGCGAAGGCTGTGCAGGCAAACGCTCTGCGGCTGTTGCTGGGAATCATCGCGTGTTTTGGAACGGTTGGTGCGCTGGTCTTTCTGATTCCCGTCACAAGCTGGCTGAAACTGCATCACGTGACGCCGGCTGGCGCACAGCTCGCGCTGTATCTGCTAATTCTGCAGATCGCGGTGAATATGCTGTTCTCGCTGCTGACGAACGGCTACATGATGGTGGGCCTGCCGCACGTGGGCAACCACATGGCCAGCGGGCAACGGCTGCTTTCCACCTTTGCCACGGCGTTTGCGATCTATCAACACGCGTCCTTCGCGGTACTCGCAGGCGTGCAGCTTGGTTCACTGCTGATCTTCTCGCTGGTGGTGCTGATCCATGTGAGAGTTGTTGTGCCTGTACTGATGCCGAACCTTCGCTATGGCAACTGGAAAGGCGTGACAGCTATCCTGCGGCCCAGCGGCCACTTTGGCCTCATCTCCATTGGTGGCTTCCTCACGTGGTCGATGCCTGTGCTGCTCATTCAGCGCACGCTCGGTGCAGAAGTGACGGGTATCTTCGGACTTGTCCGCACAGTCTTCCAGATGTCCCGGCAGATCCTGATGATCGCCAGTGGCACCATCTCCCAGGACATCACCGAGATGTGGGGACGCAAGGAATGGGTACAGTTGCGCAGACTCTACGACCTGTCGGAGCGCGTTGTCCTGTTTCTTATCCCGGTTGTTACGGTAGGCACACTGCTTCTGTCGCCGCTGCTGTTCACCGTGTGGCTGCATAAGCGCAGCATGTATCAGCCGGAGCTGTGCTTTCTGATGGCAGTCATCTCTGGTGTGCTTGGCATCAAGGAACACAAGACACAGTTCCAAAGCTCCTCAAACGAGCACGACAAGCTGAGCTGGATCATCGTGATTGGCTATTCTGTGATGCTGCTCGCAGCACTCGCTCCGATTCACTACTTCGGACTGGTTGGTTACCTGGTCACTTGGCTGATATGGGAGATCATTCAGACGGGCCTGGTCCTGCGACTCAACGAACGCCTGTTCCCGGAAGAGTACCGCGTGGAGACAAGGCCGCTGATCAAGCTGGCGATCTTCACCTTGGTAGCGTTTGCAGCGGCTGCTTATCCCGCCGTTCTGGAACAGCGGTTGTCACTGCCTGCTGGCATTGGACTGGCCGCCGCAGTGATGCTGGTGCTGGGCGCGGCGGCGTACAAAGTCTTTGGTTTGGACGATGTTGCGAACCTGCTGCGATCACGTATGAAGCCGCGCGCAGTCGCCGCTTAG
- a CDS encoding M16 family metallopeptidase, with translation MLRSLASAAVVASLVFTAPYAVAQKPSPVRGSAAADANVTRETLPNGLKVVVVRNTLAPVATVELNILAGGNETPVGFPGTAHALEHMAFRGCTGMTADQTAAIYARLGGDNNADTQGNVTQFYATVPSTDVEVALRAEAACMQGIDNSDAEWNQERGAIEQEVQRDLSSPTYKLITRLNEGMFAGTPYAHDALGSKPSFDKTTGADLRKFYDQWYSPANSILVIVGDVDPAATLAQVRQHFGSIAKRPVPARPAIKLGPVKNDTFTLDSNLPYTLAVIGYRLPGTESKDYAASQVLADVLSSQRGDIYAMVPAGKALGAQFGMAGSYAKASLGFGLVAVPSEGDAAPALNELRGIIENYAHKGIPADLVEASKRSELTDAAFRRNSIPGLATAWSQSLAAEGRTSPDEDSEAIKKVTVADVNRVAKQYLLGVNTITATLKPVPSGAAVAAEGFGGGEKLTASPTKAVELPEWAAKPLEALRLPRPATLPSDETLPNGLRLIVRTDRTSPTVTLTGSVQHNEDLDTPKGKEGVADVLEELYGYGSTTLDRVAFQKALDDIGATEGSGLTFSLKVLKDHFARGIELLADNQLHPGLPADAFPVVQKQTADLTAGQLKSPAYRTHRALSEALLPKDDPSLRDQTPATIMGLTLDDVKAYRAAAFRPDLTTIVIVGDITPAEARAQIEKAFAGWTSSGPKPAVDLPPVPPNKATAANVGDPQAVQDSVTLSEELQINRFSPDYYPMQLGTYVLGGGFYASRLYHDLRQVAGYVYTVDVNLRATKTRSTYTVDYGSEPANVSKARQLVERDLNSMRTDNVTPAELALAKSLLLRGLQLQESSEEAVAGALLARAQLGLPLNEQDNAAKTYLRLTADDVKAAFNRQLRVDDLVQVVRGPAPQ, from the coding sequence ATGTTGCGTTCGCTTGCCTCTGCTGCCGTTGTCGCCAGTCTTGTGTTCACCGCCCCATACGCCGTCGCGCAGAAGCCCTCGCCTGTGCGCGGATCTGCTGCTGCCGATGCCAACGTCACGCGTGAGACACTGCCCAACGGCCTGAAGGTCGTGGTCGTCCGCAACACGCTGGCTCCTGTCGCTACAGTCGAGCTCAACATCCTGGCAGGTGGCAACGAGACACCTGTGGGCTTCCCCGGCACAGCGCACGCGCTGGAACACATGGCCTTCCGCGGCTGCACCGGCATGACCGCTGATCAGACCGCGGCCATCTATGCACGGTTGGGCGGCGACAACAATGCCGATACACAGGGCAATGTGACGCAGTTCTATGCAACGGTGCCGTCGACCGATGTTGAAGTAGCGTTGCGCGCCGAGGCTGCGTGCATGCAGGGCATCGACAACTCCGATGCGGAGTGGAACCAGGAACGCGGCGCCATCGAGCAGGAGGTGCAGCGCGATCTCTCCTCGCCAACTTACAAGCTCATCACGCGCCTTAACGAGGGCATGTTTGCCGGTACGCCCTACGCGCACGATGCGCTTGGATCCAAGCCCAGCTTTGATAAAACCACCGGCGCCGATCTCCGCAAGTTTTACGACCAGTGGTACTCGCCTGCGAATAGCATCCTTGTCATTGTTGGAGACGTGGACCCTGCCGCCACACTGGCCCAGGTACGCCAACACTTCGGCAGCATTGCAAAGCGGCCCGTGCCTGCTCGTCCGGCAATCAAACTAGGGCCGGTAAAGAACGATACCTTCACACTTGACAGCAATCTCCCTTACACGCTGGCGGTCATTGGCTATCGCCTTCCGGGGACTGAATCGAAGGACTACGCGGCATCGCAGGTGCTTGCGGATGTGCTCAGCAGCCAGCGCGGCGACATCTACGCGATGGTGCCTGCAGGCAAGGCGCTGGGAGCACAATTCGGCATGGCCGGCAGTTACGCAAAAGCCAGCCTCGGCTTCGGTCTCGTTGCGGTGCCAAGCGAAGGAGACGCCGCTCCGGCCTTGAACGAACTGCGTGGCATCATCGAAAACTACGCGCACAAGGGCATTCCTGCCGACCTGGTCGAGGCTTCCAAACGCAGCGAACTAACCGACGCCGCCTTCCGTCGTAACTCAATTCCAGGGCTTGCAACGGCATGGTCGCAGTCGCTCGCGGCGGAGGGACGCACGTCGCCCGACGAGGATTCCGAGGCGATCAAGAAGGTCACCGTTGCGGACGTGAATCGCGTTGCAAAACAGTATCTGCTCGGCGTGAACACGATCACGGCAACGCTGAAGCCCGTACCCAGCGGCGCTGCGGTAGCCGCAGAAGGCTTCGGTGGCGGTGAGAAGCTGACCGCATCGCCCACCAAGGCAGTCGAGCTGCCCGAGTGGGCCGCGAAGCCGCTGGAAGCGCTTCGCCTGCCCCGCCCCGCAACGTTGCCAAGCGATGAGACGCTCCCCAACGGCCTGCGACTGATTGTCAGAACCGACCGAACCAGCCCCACCGTCACGCTCACCGGCTCCGTTCAGCACAACGAGGACCTCGATACGCCGAAGGGGAAGGAAGGTGTGGCGGATGTGCTTGAAGAGCTCTACGGCTACGGTTCCACCACGCTGGATCGCGTCGCCTTCCAGAAGGCGCTCGATGACATCGGCGCCACCGAAGGTTCGGGACTGACCTTCAGCCTCAAAGTACTGAAAGACCACTTTGCACGTGGCATTGAGTTGCTTGCGGACAACCAGCTTCACCCCGGCCTGCCGGCAGATGCCTTCCCGGTTGTTCAGAAGCAGACCGCCGACCTGACCGCGGGGCAGCTCAAGTCGCCCGCCTATCGCACACATCGCGCTCTCAGCGAGGCTTTGCTGCCAAAGGACGATCCATCGCTGCGCGACCAGACCCCCGCCACCATCATGGGGCTAACGCTGGACGATGTGAAGGCCTATCGCGCCGCAGCCTTCCGGCCTGACCTGACAACCATCGTCATCGTGGGCGACATCACGCCTGCCGAAGCACGTGCCCAGATCGAAAAGGCTTTTGCCGGATGGACTTCTTCTGGACCGAAGCCGGCGGTCGACCTGCCGCCCGTACCGCCGAATAAGGCAACCGCCGCCAACGTCGGCGACCCGCAGGCCGTGCAGGACTCTGTCACGCTCTCGGAGGAGTTGCAGATCAACCGGTTCAGCCCGGACTACTACCCAATGCAGCTTGGTACCTACGTGCTGGGTGGTGGCTTCTACGCGAGCCGGCTCTACCACGACCTGCGCCAGGTCGCGGGCTATGTCTACACGGTGGATGTGAACCTTCGCGCGACCAAGACGCGGTCTACCTACACCGTGGACTATGGCTCCGAGCCGGCTAACGTCTCCAAGGCGCGCCAGCTTGTGGAACGGGACCTGAACAGCATGCGCACTGACAACGTCACACCCGCTGAACTGGCGCTGGCCAAGTCGCTACTCCTGCGCGGCCTGCAACTGCAGGAGTCCAGTGAAGAGGCGGTTGCTGGAGCGCTGCTCGCGCGGGCCCAGCTCGGTCTGCCCCTGAATGAACAGGACAACGCCGCCAAGACCTATCTGCGGTTGACCGCCGACGACGTGAAGGCGGCCTTCAATCGCCAGCTACGCGTTGACGACCTGGTGCAGGTCGTACGTGGCCCCGCGCCACAGTAG
- a CDS encoding GH92 family glycosyl hydrolase produces MITRRKFLESAAATAAVANLPAKTLLAMAAPVAKDDVLQWADPKIGTGGHGHTFPGASVPFGAMQLSPDTFNEGWDWCSGYHVSDSSIMGFSHTHLSGTGASDLLDFLVMPGVGVAKLQPGTRENPESGYRSRFSHANEVATPGYYSVMLDTSKVKAELTATERVGVHRYTFPASDSAYLIVDLQHAQANKGKSLVVSAELGQTAPDSIAGGHVTNAWGRGRHAFFALTVSKKPKKVVFFKDDAEVPVGKLTGANLKAVLYFDTKANETILVKTGISAVGPDGAANNIKAEVPAWDFDAVRRSAEVKWRQQLGKIHADFADVNHKKIFYSALYHMSLGPTRFDDADGRYRGMDNEVHKLPAGAENYTTFSLWDTFRAAHPAYTLLEPERVPQFMNTLIRMGEESPAGAPVWPLHGRETECMTGFHSASVIAEACNKGVTGVDYAKAYAMLERGRNDDKLGEQQHRDKGYIAADQVEESVSKHFEYCYNDWAMANLASKLKNDAGCKQHLALAKGYKNNWDASVGFMRPKLADGTWASPFSPIEMGHTKKWRDYTESNAWQTTFAVQCDPAGLIDTLGGQKAFLDKLNLLFNQPSTLPDDAPPDIAGMVGQYAHGNEPSHHIAYLYVYAGAPHHTQSRVRSLMETMYKAEPDGMQGNEDVGQMSAWFLLSALGFYPVDPVSTIYVIGSPLTNGATLNMGKGRVLKVEVARKNASDAYVSEFWLNGKKQDRAWFHHADIANGGTLKFVMSDKPNMTLGADAKSIPPSLQIV; encoded by the coding sequence ATGATCACACGCCGTAAGTTTCTTGAGAGTGCCGCAGCGACTGCGGCTGTTGCGAATTTACCCGCGAAAACACTGCTCGCGATGGCAGCGCCCGTGGCGAAGGACGATGTCCTGCAGTGGGCCGATCCGAAGATCGGCACGGGCGGCCACGGTCACACCTTCCCCGGCGCCAGCGTGCCATTCGGCGCCATGCAGCTAAGTCCTGACACCTTCAACGAAGGCTGGGACTGGTGCAGCGGCTACCACGTCAGCGATTCCTCCATCATGGGTTTCAGCCACACACACCTGAGCGGCACGGGCGCCAGCGATCTGCTGGACTTCCTGGTGATGCCGGGCGTGGGCGTGGCGAAACTGCAGCCCGGCACACGTGAGAATCCCGAGAGCGGCTATCGCTCGCGCTTCAGCCATGCGAATGAGGTCGCGACACCCGGTTATTACTCCGTCATGCTGGATACCTCGAAGGTGAAGGCAGAGTTGACGGCTACGGAGCGCGTCGGTGTACACCGTTACACCTTCCCCGCGAGTGACAGCGCCTACCTTATCGTCGATCTGCAGCACGCGCAGGCAAACAAGGGCAAGAGCCTGGTTGTCTCTGCGGAACTTGGGCAGACTGCGCCTGACAGCATCGCAGGCGGCCACGTCACCAACGCATGGGGCAGAGGCCGCCACGCGTTCTTCGCGCTAACTGTTTCCAAGAAGCCGAAGAAGGTCGTCTTCTTTAAGGATGATGCTGAGGTTCCGGTTGGTAAGTTGACCGGAGCAAATCTGAAGGCCGTCCTCTACTTCGATACGAAGGCGAACGAGACCATCCTGGTGAAGACCGGCATCAGTGCCGTTGGCCCTGATGGCGCCGCGAACAACATCAAGGCGGAGGTTCCGGCATGGGACTTCGACGCAGTCCGTCGTAGCGCTGAGGTCAAGTGGCGGCAGCAGCTAGGCAAGATCCATGCTGATTTTGCCGATGTGAATCACAAGAAGATCTTCTACTCCGCGCTGTACCACATGAGCCTTGGACCGACGCGCTTTGACGATGCGGACGGTCGCTACCGCGGTATGGACAACGAAGTCCACAAGCTGCCTGCCGGAGCGGAAAACTACACGACCTTCTCTCTGTGGGACACCTTCCGCGCGGCGCACCCTGCTTACACACTGCTGGAGCCGGAGCGTGTGCCACAGTTCATGAACACGCTGATCCGCATGGGCGAAGAGAGTCCAGCGGGCGCACCCGTGTGGCCGCTGCATGGTCGCGAGACAGAGTGCATGACCGGCTTTCACTCAGCTTCCGTCATTGCAGAGGCGTGTAACAAGGGCGTCACAGGCGTGGACTATGCGAAGGCATACGCCATGCTTGAGCGCGGTCGCAACGATGACAAGCTGGGCGAGCAGCAGCATCGCGATAAGGGCTACATCGCAGCGGATCAAGTCGAGGAGTCCGTCTCGAAGCACTTTGAGTATTGCTATAACGACTGGGCAATGGCGAACCTCGCCTCGAAGCTGAAGAACGACGCCGGATGCAAGCAGCACCTGGCGCTGGCGAAGGGCTACAAGAACAACTGGGATGCCAGTGTTGGCTTCATGCGACCGAAGCTGGCCGATGGCACGTGGGCTTCGCCATTCAGCCCGATTGAGATGGGCCACACGAAGAAATGGCGCGACTACACAGAGAGCAACGCATGGCAGACGACCTTTGCCGTGCAGTGCGATCCTGCGGGCCTGATCGATACGCTGGGCGGACAGAAGGCGTTTCTGGACAAGCTGAACCTCCTGTTCAACCAGCCCAGCACGCTGCCGGATGACGCTCCCCCGGATATCGCCGGCATGGTGGGTCAGTACGCGCACGGCAATGAGCCTTCGCATCACATCGCTTATCTGTACGTCTACGCAGGAGCGCCGCATCACACGCAGTCGCGCGTGCGTAGCCTGATGGAGACGATGTATAAGGCAGAGCCGGATGGCATGCAGGGTAATGAGGACGTCGGCCAGATGTCCGCATGGTTCCTGCTGAGTGCGCTGGGCTTCTATCCGGTTGATCCGGTCAGCACCATCTACGTCATCGGTTCGCCGCTGACGAACGGAGCCACGCTCAACATGGGCAAGGGTCGCGTGCTGAAGGTGGAAGTGGCCCGTAAGAATGCGAGCGATGCCTACGTGAGCGAGTTCTGGCTGAACGGCAAGAAGCAGGATCGTGCATGGTTCCATCACGCCGATATTGCGAACGGTGGCACCTTGAAGTTCGTGATGAGCGACAAGCCCAACATGACACTCGGAGCCGATGCCAAGTCGATCCCACCATCCCTGCAGATCGTGTAG
- a CDS encoding beta-1,6-N-acetylglucosaminyltransferase codes for MSTPRIAFLILAHQDPEHLERLCGRLGGHGIFVHVDGRATQFPLKRIAACARVTIVPRSNVHWGDFSMVEATLTLLHSARAQGPFDRYVLLSGACYPMQPIERLEAALTTDPHKEWISLTPIAIGSHLQTMIGRRWRMAPLLANKSLDKKLRAVWNKLSKMAGRNLSSELNAKPYFGNQFWGLSDACVQHILSVADSDPAYRRAYASVYAPDEHFFHTIVGNSKFAENGIAVPDQGAATNLQTPLHIVATTGERYFAAADNTAVSVAASGKFFLRKVSTERSAALLDRIDSELLMVSATR; via the coding sequence ATGTCCACACCACGCATAGCCTTCCTTATCCTTGCGCATCAGGATCCGGAGCACCTGGAAAGGCTGTGCGGCAGGCTGGGCGGTCATGGCATTTTTGTCCACGTCGATGGCCGGGCAACGCAGTTTCCGTTAAAACGCATTGCGGCGTGTGCCAGGGTAACAATCGTGCCGCGCAGTAACGTGCACTGGGGCGATTTTTCCATGGTTGAAGCGACGCTGACGCTGCTGCATTCCGCGCGTGCGCAGGGTCCTTTCGATCGTTACGTCCTGCTTTCGGGTGCCTGCTATCCCATGCAACCCATCGAACGACTGGAAGCTGCACTCACAACGGACCCCCACAAAGAATGGATCTCACTGACTCCGATCGCGATTGGCTCCCATCTGCAGACGATGATCGGCCGACGCTGGCGCATGGCGCCGCTTCTGGCGAACAAGTCGCTGGACAAGAAGCTTCGCGCCGTATGGAACAAGTTGAGCAAGATGGCGGGCCGAAATCTCTCCTCAGAGTTGAACGCGAAACCGTACTTCGGCAACCAGTTCTGGGGGCTGAGCGACGCCTGCGTGCAGCACATACTCTCCGTGGCGGATAGTGACCCCGCATACCGTCGCGCCTATGCCAGCGTGTACGCGCCGGACGAACACTTCTTCCATACCATTGTCGGCAACTCCAAGTTTGCGGAAAACGGCATTGCCGTGCCGGACCAGGGAGCAGCAACCAATCTGCAGACGCCTTTGCACATCGTGGCGACTACTGGCGAACGGTACTTTGCTGCGGCTGACAACACCGCCGTCTCCGTTGCCGCCAGCGGAAAGTTTTTTCTCCGCAAGGTTTCAACGGAGCGAAGCGCTGCACTCTTAGACCGCATTGATTCTGAACTTCTGATGGTCTCTGCAACCCGATGA
- a CDS encoding cation:proton antiporter: protein MAIVLVVTLLCGRVAQRLGQARVIGEMAGGILLGPSLLGRLAPAVAACIFTPSVLSSFEVLSSVGLVLYLFLIGTEMDLGHLRKQRATASMTSLCSIALPFALALLLAAPLRVRFPAADVSGLAFALFLGVAMSITAFPVLARILEERRLTRTPLGATALLSAAVDDVAAWTLLAVALALLPHASAGLGVGTRLLWLGAYLLVMACGATLTRRLTGGRAALSLSVTGLGMAVAVALLSAYVTDAIGVHPLFGAFLAGVCFPRVAQWQQDLRERLDMTVSTVLLPFFFALTGMRTRLDLLNSPRVWLWTAVILGIAVAGKVGGAVLGARIGGGPWRASLALGALLNTRGLVELIVLNIARNAGVFSPTLFTMLVVMALATTAMTTPLLNALRVRGK from the coding sequence ATGGCCATCGTTTTAGTTGTCACGCTGCTGTGCGGTCGCGTCGCGCAGCGGCTTGGACAAGCACGCGTCATTGGCGAGATGGCCGGTGGCATCCTGCTGGGCCCCTCGCTGCTGGGACGTCTTGCACCAGCGGTTGCGGCGTGCATCTTCACACCGTCAGTGCTGTCTTCCTTCGAAGTGCTGAGCAGCGTTGGACTGGTGCTGTACCTCTTCCTTATCGGCACGGAGATGGATCTGGGCCACCTGAGAAAGCAGCGCGCGACCGCGAGCATGACCAGCCTGTGCAGCATTGCGCTGCCGTTCGCGCTGGCGTTGCTGCTGGCCGCTCCGCTGCGCGTGCGTTTCCCTGCGGCCGATGTCAGCGGACTGGCGTTTGCACTGTTTCTTGGGGTCGCAATGAGCATCACGGCGTTCCCGGTGCTTGCGCGGATACTGGAAGAAAGGCGTCTGACCCGAACGCCGCTGGGTGCGACAGCGTTGCTCTCAGCCGCAGTGGACGATGTCGCCGCATGGACGCTGCTGGCCGTTGCGCTTGCACTTTTGCCCCATGCGTCCGCAGGGCTGGGCGTGGGCACCCGGCTGCTGTGGCTTGGCGCTTACTTGCTCGTGATGGCCTGCGGTGCCACGCTGACCCGTCGTCTGACAGGTGGGCGCGCCGCCCTCTCACTCTCCGTCACGGGACTGGGCATGGCCGTCGCAGTCGCACTGCTGTCCGCGTATGTCACGGACGCAATCGGCGTTCATCCACTCTTTGGAGCGTTCCTGGCGGGTGTCTGTTTCCCGAGAGTGGCACAGTGGCAGCAGGATCTGCGTGAACGGCTGGACATGACGGTCTCCACCGTTCTGCTGCCGTTCTTCTTCGCGCTGACTGGCATGCGGACACGGCTTGATCTGTTGAACTCTCCGCGTGTCTGGCTTTGGACTGCGGTGATTCTTGGCATTGCCGTTGCAGGAAAAGTGGGTGGCGCGGTGCTGGGTGCTCGCATCGGCGGCGGGCCGTGGCGCGCATCGCTGGCGCTGGGCGCGCTGCTGAACACGCGTGGGCTGGTGGAGCTGATTGTGCTGAATATCGCGCGGAACGCCGGTGTCTTCTCGCCTACGCTGTTCACGATGCTTGTTGTAATGGCGCTGGCGACGACGGCGATGACGACGCCGTTGCTCAATGCGCTCCGCGTGCGCGGAAAATAG
- a CDS encoding c-type cytochrome — MILLAPKLLWVGLVATCLPVAMLAQESARATPAALQKENVVRGQAVFVQNCAACHGTGANGGVGPNLLTSVVVRHDTAGEEIGKVVHEGRMDKGMPAFPKITDAQVSDIAAFLHAKILLASRGSALSGATMNASGLMGGNAAAGKQFFGAKCAACHSATGDLSGVAKKHDPAELQTAMLMPKAGPLTGSVTAEGKTFNGTFVHRDEFTVTLRTADGTPHTWMTHRVTIKADDPLKGHRDLLPTYTDKDMHDVFAYLETLR; from the coding sequence GTGATTCTTTTGGCTCCCAAATTGTTGTGGGTGGGGTTGGTCGCGACATGCCTGCCTGTTGCCATGCTGGCTCAGGAGAGTGCGCGAGCGACGCCTGCTGCTCTGCAAAAAGAGAACGTGGTGCGTGGGCAGGCGGTATTTGTGCAGAACTGCGCGGCCTGTCACGGTACCGGCGCCAATGGCGGCGTGGGCCCGAACCTGCTGACATCGGTCGTGGTGCGGCATGACACCGCCGGCGAAGAGATCGGCAAAGTGGTTCACGAGGGCCGTATGGATAAGGGCATGCCCGCCTTCCCGAAGATCACCGACGCCCAGGTGAGCGACATTGCTGCATTCCTGCACGCGAAGATACTGCTTGCGTCGCGCGGCTCTGCGCTGAGCGGGGCCACCATGAATGCCAGCGGCCTGATGGGCGGCAACGCTGCGGCGGGCAAACAATTTTTTGGGGCGAAATGCGCTGCATGCCATAGCGCAACGGGCGATCTTTCCGGAGTAGCGAAGAAGCACGATCCGGCCGAGCTGCAGACCGCAATGCTGATGCCGAAGGCCGGTCCGTTGACCGGATCTGTGACGGCAGAGGGCAAGACCTTCAACGGCACCTTTGTTCATCGGGACGAGTTCACCGTGACCCTGCGTACTGCCGACGGCACACCCCACACCTGGATGACGCACCGCGTCACCATCAAGGCAGACGATCCGCTCAAGGGCCACCGTGACCTGCTGCCGACTTACACCGACAAGGACATGCATGACGTCTTCGCGTACCTGGAAACGCTGCGCTAG
- a CDS encoding acido-empty-quinoprotein group A — MAGRRHEAGFPAFSKLRWVCGLIVVGTSVALSAQTKAATPQSIPSVGDQWTTYNGDASGRRFSTLSQINSTNVKNLALAWAFPTRGLVIKGTPLVIDGVMYLTSPDKAWAIDAATGVQLWAWNRPSEGNHIANRGVAYLNGKVYLGTPDAHLICLDAKTGKQLWDVVVADSKFSYYTAVAPLAVNGKIIVGTSGDQADIPHFLEAFDPDNGKVVWRLDTIPKAGEPGAETWPDEASRKQGGGPLWVTGTYDPALNLMYWGTGNPHPVLAGDVRKGANLYTCSILAIDPDTGKIKWFYQPSPHDTHDWDAVETPVLFDGVFNGKPRKMLAHASRNGYFFVLDRETGEHLLTSQFVATDWAKGLDAKGQPISDPAKESRPSGSLVHSVGNGSTNWMPPSFDPQTSLFYVNGEEGWSFWYSDLDAQGKPEDHQGGGATSLLENTVLLAMDYKTGKEVWRRPAGDSRVLAGILTTAGHLLFSGDALGNLFALDPATGKTLWHTRPGANLGNGPITYSVDGKQYVAMSAADTLYVFALPE; from the coding sequence TTGGCTGGAAGAAGGCACGAAGCCGGGTTCCCCGCCTTCTCGAAGCTAAGGTGGGTTTGCGGCCTTATCGTTGTCGGGACGTCGGTTGCCCTCTCCGCACAGACAAAGGCCGCTACGCCGCAGAGCATTCCCAGCGTTGGCGATCAGTGGACGACCTACAACGGTGACGCGAGTGGCCGGCGCTTCAGTACGTTGTCGCAGATCAACAGCACGAACGTGAAGAATCTGGCGCTGGCTTGGGCCTTTCCTACGCGCGGACTTGTCATCAAGGGCACGCCACTGGTCATCGACGGGGTGATGTACCTGACCTCACCGGATAAGGCGTGGGCGATTGACGCGGCTACCGGTGTGCAGCTTTGGGCATGGAACCGGCCCAGCGAGGGAAATCACATTGCAAACCGCGGTGTGGCATATCTAAACGGCAAGGTGTACCTGGGCACACCGGACGCGCACCTGATCTGCCTGGATGCGAAGACGGGCAAACAGTTGTGGGATGTGGTCGTCGCCGATTCGAAATTCAGTTACTACACTGCCGTAGCGCCGCTTGCCGTGAACGGCAAGATCATCGTTGGCACCAGCGGCGACCAGGCCGATATTCCCCATTTCCTTGAGGCATTTGATCCGGACAACGGCAAAGTTGTGTGGCGGCTGGACACGATCCCCAAGGCAGGCGAACCCGGCGCAGAAACGTGGCCGGATGAGGCTTCGCGCAAGCAGGGCGGCGGTCCTCTGTGGGTGACGGGCACATACGATCCGGCGTTGAACCTGATGTACTGGGGCACGGGCAATCCGCACCCCGTGCTTGCGGGCGATGTGCGCAAAGGCGCTAACCTTTACACCTGCTCGATCCTTGCGATCGATCCGGACACCGGCAAGATCAAGTGGTTCTATCAGCCGAGTCCGCATGACACGCACGACTGGGATGCGGTGGAGACTCCGGTGCTCTTTGACGGAGTCTTCAACGGCAAACCGCGCAAGATGCTTGCGCACGCCAGCCGCAACGGCTATTTCTTCGTGCTGGACCGGGAGACGGGGGAGCATCTGCTCACCTCGCAGTTTGTTGCCACCGATTGGGCGAAGGGCCTGGATGCAAAGGGTCAGCCGATCAGCGATCCAGCGAAGGAGTCGCGACCATCCGGATCACTGGTGCACAGCGTGGGTAACGGCAGCACCAACTGGATGCCGCCAAGCTTCGATCCCCAGACAAGCCTGTTCTACGTGAACGGCGAAGAGGGTTGGAGCTTCTGGTACTCCGACCTGGACGCGCAGGGCAAGCCGGAGGATCACCAGGGTGGCGGTGCGACGTCTCTGCTGGAAAACACCGTTCTGCTGGCGATGGATTACAAGACGGGCAAGGAAGTCTGGCGCAGGCCCGCGGGCGATTCGCGAGTGCTGGCCGGCATCCTGACCACGGCCGGGCACTTGCTGTTCAGCGGTGACGCACTGGGGAATCTCTTCGCGCTGGATCCCGCGACAGGCAAGACACTTTGGCACACGCGGCCCGGAGCAAACCTGGGCAATGGGCCCATCACCTACTCGGTGGATGGCAAGCAGTATGTTGCGATGAGCGCTGCGGATACGCTGTATGTCTTCGCCCTGCCCGAGTGA